AGGCTATTTTTATGAAAATCACCTATTCAACGACTACCAAGCTTCGCTTATTAAGTCAATTTCAAAACGTTAACGAGTCACTCAAGGTTTTCGCTGATTATCACAATGTAGGTGCAGGGAGTTTAAAGCGTTGGATCCAGCAGTATCTAACTGGCGGATTGGCTAATTTAGAGCGCCCAGTACACAATCGCCGGTACCCTAAGAAGCTTAAGCTTCGTGCCGTCCGTGATTATCGAAATCACCGTCTTCCTACCAAAGAAATCCTATTAAAGTATGATATCTGTGGATTATCCCAACTTCGTAACTGGGTCATCCTTTACAATAATGGTAAAGAACCAGTAAGAAAGCGGGTGCGGAAGATGGGACGAAAGGTCTCGTATGACGAGAAAATCGAAATCGTTAAATGGGTCTTGAAGCATAATCATGACTACAAGCAAGCAGCGCAAAAGTTTGATATTACCTATTCCAGAGCGTATGCCTGGACGCAGAAATACGAGCAAGCAAACGATTGGACGGCCCTAAAGGACCGGCGTGGCAAGACCAGGGGTAGGCAACCAGCCGACCGTGAGGAACAGTTACTCAAAGAGATTCGGGACCTCAAAGCTAAATTACGTGAAAGAGAGGTTCAGATTGCCTTCTCAAAAAAATTGATCGAAATAAGCAACCGGGAGGTGAAGCGGCCAAACGATATCAAGCGGTTCAAGAAATGACCAGCAGTGGCGAGTACACAGTTAGTGAAACGGCCCGAGCTGCGGGAATCAGTCGGCAAGCGTATTACAAATGGTTAAATCGTAGATTATCGCTACGCGAACAGCAGGAAGGGGAAGTACTGGAGGAGATCAAGCGAATCGAAAAACGGCATCAAGATAGTGTTGGATACGATAAGATGGTTCGTCTATTG
The nucleotide sequence above comes from Limosilactobacillus fermentum. Encoded proteins:
- a CDS encoding helix-turn-helix domain-containing protein; its protein translation is MKITYSTTTKLRLLSQFQNVNESLKVFADYHNVGAGSLKRWIQQYLTGGLANLERPVHNRRYPKKLKLRAVRDYRNHRLPTKEILLKYDICGLSQLRNWVILYNNGKEPVRKRVRKMGRKVSYDEKIEIVKWVLKHNHDYKQAAQKFDITYSRAYAWTQKYEQANDWTALKDRRGKTRGRQPADREEQLLKEIRDLKAKLREREVQIAFSKKLIEISNREVKRPNDIKRFKK